A stretch of Armatimonadota bacterium DNA encodes these proteins:
- a CDS encoding hydrolase yields the protein MEPELCSAEGTAILLIDVQPSLVPEIHGGVEMVRKAQFLCRAAKELGIPVMATEQNPSRLGETVPELRIHLERGPLPKMTFSCCGCAALQAELVALAPKQLVIAGIETHICVLQTVLDLLRMGHRVFVVSDATGARSQDRHELGLRRMERAGAVLVHSESAVYEWLGSAQHLRFRQVLSLVKETS from the coding sequence GTGGAACCCGAGCTCTGCTCCGCTGAAGGTACTGCAATCCTCCTGATCGACGTCCAGCCCAGCCTTGTCCCCGAGATCCACGGAGGGGTTGAGATGGTTCGAAAGGCGCAGTTCCTGTGCCGCGCGGCAAAAGAACTCGGTATTCCTGTTATGGCGACAGAGCAGAACCCCTCGCGCTTGGGGGAGACGGTCCCCGAGCTGCGGATCCACCTGGAACGCGGGCCACTTCCCAAGATGACCTTCTCTTGCTGTGGGTGCGCCGCACTTCAGGCCGAGCTCGTCGCGTTGGCGCCGAAGCAACTCGTGATTGCCGGCATAGAGACCCACATTTGCGTTCTGCAGACCGTCCTCGACCTGCTCAGGATGGGCCATCGTGTGTTCGTCGTTTCGGACGCAACTGGGGCGCGGTCCCAAGATCGGCATGAACTAGGGCTCCGTCGGATGGAGCGGGCCGGGGCGGTCCTGGTTCATAGCGAGTCGGCGGTCTATGAATGGCTCGGTTCGGCCCAGCACTTGCGGTTCCGACAGGTCTTGTCGCTCGTTAAGGAAACCTCGTGA